One region of Etheostoma cragini isolate CJK2018 chromosome 16, CSU_Ecrag_1.0, whole genome shotgun sequence genomic DNA includes:
- the rapgef1b gene encoding rap guanine nucleotide exchange factor 1b isoform X2, with the protein MSGKIESKQDSQRSHLSSFTMKLMDKFHSPKIKRTPSKKGKQLQPEPAAKSTEKPANKKVSRLEEHEKEVVSALRYFKTIVDKMVVEKKVLEMLPGSASKVLEAILPLVQVEARIQHSSALSSCHNRVYQSLANLIRWADQVMLDGIDLEDKENVAAVTSVIKAVLDGVKELVKLTIEKQEQPSPTSPNKPAPPATTAESSVSSEMPLIDREPEVSKKTAPAATPAEAASDKSEEDVAPPKPPLPEAKMAELRAQLSADAGQRRPSQKENPPPALPPKKRQSAPSPTRVAVVAPMSRGSSLPCSVHRQQDYEQEFLQRRFSGGSQSYGGDSPRLSPCSSMGKLSKSDEQLSSMEQDSGQCSRNTSCETLDNTEHYDPDYDFLHQDLSAGENLPPIPVGGCLSPLPESHSESSSPVPGQHPSHPRFSAPPAQQQPEYWTPQPNQTNPIQSYRVSAPPALPQKKRRSTQPFPDVGSRVLYERYPSQYDNLSEEELHPTPPFPLFTPISPMPHTNGGVFVTQYITSDNADVPVSPPPLPEKKSRNILQYMQFVEDYSEPQPSVFYQMPQSESIYEQRNKRFQEVYGFNDSFSSTDSVHEPLLPPALPPKQRQLASHSSSPSSSSSSSLSCHLQPSVAAMEEAGSGLGLSMSVSNSYLIGQASLTAPTSLDQVALTNATILDGSRGGPNGSLAGSMGSVAVCLPSESSLTDSLHTSASESANDEGGEGEYVNLYSSSQANGELPLSLRETITADNVLQDPTPQMPSTNSKEALDKERRQKSTESAGSDEEDVDELSLIDHKEIMSRITLKQENDDGPDVRAGSGDILLVHATETDRKDLVLYCEAFLTTYRTFITPEDLIKKLHYRYTRFCHSPDTFKKRVSKNTFFVLVRVVDELCLVELTEDILKQLMDLVFTLVCNGELSLARVLRKNILDKVEQRKLLRYTNSLKPLAARGVSARPGTLHDFRSHEIADQLTLLDAELFYKIEIPEVLLWAKEQNEEKSPNLTQFTEHFNNMSYWVRSLIIQQEKAQDREKLLLKFIKIMKHLRKLNNFNSYLAILSALDSAPIRRLEWQKQTSEGLEEYCTLIDSSSSFRAYRAALAEVEPPCIPYLGLILQDLTFVHLGNPDLIDGKVNFSKRWQQFNILDSMRRFQQVHYELKRNEDIVCFFNDFSDHLAEEALWELSLKIKPRNITRRKTEREEKT; encoded by the exons ACTCGCAACGGTCCCATCTGTCCTCTTTCACCATGAAACTGATGGACAAGTTCCACTCTCCCAAGATCAAGAGGACTCCATCCAAGAAGGGCAAGCAACTGCAGCCCGAGCCAGCAGCCAAGAGTACTGAGAAACCTGCAAACAAG aaGGTTAGTCGGCTGGAAGAGCACGAGAAGGAGGTGGTCAGTGCCCTGCGCTACTTCAAGACAATCGTGGACAAAATGGTCGTGGAGAAGAAGGTGCTGGAGATGCTTCCAGGTTCGGCCAGCAAGGTGCTTGAAGCCATCCTGCCTCTGGTTCAGGTAGAGGCCCGGATACAGCACAG TTCGGCGCTATCTTCCTGCCATAACCGTGTGTATCAGAGCCTGGCCAACCTTATTCGATGGGCAGACCAGGTGATGCTAGATGGTATTGACTTGGAGGACAAGGAGAATGTGGCGGCTGTCACCAGCGTCATCAAAGCCGTGCTGGATGGAGTAAAG GAATTGGTGAAGCTGACCATAGAGAAACAAGAGCAACCGTCACCCACCAGCCCGAACAAACCAGCACCACCTGCTACCACAGCGGAGAG cagCGTGTCATCGGAGATGCCCTTGATAGATCGGGAGCCGGAGGTCTCGAAAAAGACGGCTCCGGCAGCTACTCCCGCAGAGGCTGCCTCAGACAAATCAGAAGAGGACGTGGCCCCTCCAAAACCCCCCCTTCCTGAAGCCAAAATGGCAGAGCTCAG AGCACAGTTGAGTGCTGACGCTGGCCAAAGGAGACCCTCTCAGAAGGAGAA CCCTCCACCAGCTCTTCCCCCTAAGAAGCGTCAGTCGGCCCCTTCGCCTACACGGGTTGCCGTTGTCGCCCCGATGAGCCGCGGCTCCAGCCTGCCCTGCAGCGTCCACAGACAG cAGGACTATGAGCAGGAGTTCCTTCAGAGGCGTTTCTCTGGGGGCAGCCAGTCCTACGGGGGCGACTCTCCACGCCTGTCTCCATGCAGCAGCATGGGGAAACTTAGCAAGTCTGATGAACAGCTCTCCTCCATGGAGCAGGACAGTGGTCAGTGTTCTCGTAACACCTCCTGTGAGACGCTTG aCAACACAGAGCATTACGACCCGGATTATGACTTCCTCCACCAGGATTTGTCAGCTGGGGAGAACCTTCCCCCAATACCTGTAGGAGGGTGCCTGAGCCCCTTGCCTGAGTCTCACAGCGAGTCCTCTTCCCCGGTCCCTGGACAGCATCCATCACATCCCCGCTTCAGTGCTCCTCCAGCACAGCAGCAGCCAGAATACTGGACACCGCAGCCTAATCAGACCAATCCCATACAGTCCTATCGCGTCAGCGCGCCCCCTGCCCTTCCCCAGAAGAAGCGACGCAGCACCCAGCCTTTCCCTGATGTAGGGTCTAGGGTGCTGTATGAGCGCTACCCCTCCCAATACGACAACTTGTCAGAAGAGGAGCTCCACCCTACACCACCATTCCCCCTTTTCACACCCATCTCACCCATGCCGCATACTAATGGGGGCGTGTTCGTCACCCAGTACATAACCAGCGACAATGCAGATGTCCCCGTTAGCCCGCCGCCGCTgccagaaaagaaaagcagaaaca TCCTCCAGTACATGCAGTTTGTGGAAGACTACTCCGAGCCACAGCCCTCAGTTTTCTACCAGATGCCACAGAGCGAGAGCATCTACGAGCAGCGCAACAAGCGCTTCCAGGAGGTCTACGGCTTCAACGACTCCTTCAGCAGCACGGACTCAGTCCATGAGCCGCTGCTGCCTCCAGCATTGCCCCCGAAACAAAGGCAACTG GCCTCCcactcttcctccccctcttcctcctcctcttcttctctctcctgccACCTCCAGCCGTCTGTAGCGGCCATGGAGGAGGCAGGCTCTGGGCTGGGCCTCAGCATGTCCGTTTCTAACTCCTACCTGATTGGCCAAGCTTCCTTGACCGCACCCACG AGTTTGGACCAGGTTGCCTTGACCAATGCCACCATTCTGGATGGCAGCAGGGGTGGGCCCAACGGTTCCCTGGCTGGCTCAATGGGCTCTGTGGCTGTCTGTCTTCCTTCTGAGTCTTCTCTCACTGACTCTCTCCACACCTCAGCG AGCGAGAGCGCAAATGATGAAGGCGGGGAGGGGGAGTACGTCAACTTGTACTCATCCAGCCAGGCCAATGGGGAGCTGCCTCTCTCCCTCAGA GAAACAATCACAGCTGACAATGTACTTCAAGACCCCACCCCTCAGATGCCATCCACCAACAGCAAAGAGGCTTTAGACAAGGAAAG aagGCAGAAGTCAACAGAGTCGGCTGGCAGCGATGAGGAAGATGTGGACGAGCTCTCCCTCATCGACCACAAAGAGATTATGAGCAGGATAACACTAAAACAAGAA AATGATGATGGCCCTGACGTTCGTGCTGGATCGGGAGATATTCTATTAGTCCACGCTACAGAAACGGATCGCAAAG ATCTTGTTTTGTACTGTGAAGCCTTTCTAACTACATATAGGACTTTTATAACCCCTGAGGACCTCATTAAGAAGCTACACTACAG ATACACTAGGTTCTGCCACAGCCCAGACACCTTCAAGAAGCGAGTCAGCAAGAACACATTCTTTGTGCTGGTTCGTGTGGTGGATGAACTGTG CTTGGTGGAGCTGACAGAGGACATCTTGAAACAGCTGATGGACCTGGTGTTCACGCTGGTGTGCAACGGCGAGCTCAGCCTCGCCCGTGTGCTCCGAAAGAACATCCTGGACAAGGTGGAGCAGAGGAAGCTGCTGCGCTACACTAACTCCCTCAAGCCGCTCGCTGCCCGAGGGGTCTCTGCAAG GCCTGGAACTCTCCATGACTTCCGCAGTCATGAGATCGCCGATCAGCTCACTCTTCTTGATGCTGAGCTCTTCTATAAAATCGAG ATTCCCGAGGTGCTGCTCTGGGCCAAGGAGCAGAATGAGGAGAAGAGTCCCAACCTGACTCAGTTCACAGAGCACTTTAACAACATGAGCTATTG GGTCCGCTCTTTGATAATTCAGCAGGAGAAAGCCCAAGACCGAGAGAAGCTGCTTCTCAAGTTCATCAAGATAATGAAG CACTTAAGAAAGTTGAACAATTTCAACTCCTACCTGGCAATACTGTCTGCCCTGGACTCTGCCCCCATCAGGAGATTGGAGTGGCAGAAACAGACCTCAGAG GGATTGGAGGAATATTGCACGTTGATTGACAGCTCCTCCTCCTTTAGAGCATACAGAGCTGCTCTGGCTGAGGTGGAGCCTCCATGCATCCCGTACCT GGGTCTCATTCTGCAGGACCTGACCTTCGTGCACCTGGGTAACCCTGACCTCATTGATGGGAAGGTCAATTTCTCCAAACGCTGGCAGCAGTTCAACATTCTAGACAGCATGAGGCGCTTTCAGCAAGT GCATTACGAGCTGAAGCGCAACGAAGACATTGTCTGTTTCTTCAACGACTTCAGCGACCACCTGGCAGAGGAGGCCTTGTGGGAGCTGTCGCTGAAGATCAAGCCCAGGAACATCACCAGGCGCAAGACGGAACGCGAGGAGAAGACATAG
- the rapgef1b gene encoding rap guanine nucleotide exchange factor 1b isoform X3 has protein sequence MSGKIESKQDSQRSHLSSFTMKLMDKFHSPKIKRTPSKKGKQLQPEPAAKSTEKPANKKVSRLEEHEKEVVSALRYFKTIVDKMVVEKKVLEMLPGSASKVLEAILPLVQVEARIQHSSALSSCHNRVYQSLANLIRWADQVMLDGIDLEDKENVAAVTSVIKAVLDGVKELVKLTIEKQEQPSPTSPNKPAPPATTAESVSSEMPLIDREPEVSKKTAPAATPAEAASDKSEEDVAPPKPPLPEAKMAELRAQLSADAGQRRPSQKENPPPALPPKKRQSAPSPTRVAVVAPMSRGSSLPCSVHRQQQDYEQEFLQRRFSGGSQSYGGDSPRLSPCSSMGKLSKSDEQLSSMEQDSGQCSRNTSCETLDNTEHYDPDYDFLHQDLSAGENLPPIPVGGCLSPLPESHSESSSPVPGQHPSHPRFSAPPAQQQPEYWTPQPNQTNPIQSYRVSAPPALPQKKRRSTQPFPDVGSRVLYERYPSQYDNLSEEELHPTPPFPLFTPISPMPHTNGGVFVTQYITSDNADVPVSPPPLPEKKSRNILQYMQFVEDYSEPQPSVFYQMPQSESIYEQRNKRFQEVYGFNDSFSSTDSVHEPLLPPALPPKQRQLASHSSSPSSSSSSSLSCHLQPSVAAMEEAGSGLGLSMSVSNSYLIGQASLTAPTSLDQVALTNATILDGSRGGPNGSLAGSMGSVAVCLPSESSLTDSLHTSASESANDEGGEGEYVNLYSSSQANGELPLSLRETITADNVLQDPTPQMPSTNSKEALDKERRQKSTESAGSDEEDVDELSLIDHKEIMSRITLKQENDDGPDVRAGSGDILLVHATETDRKDLVLYCEAFLTTYRTFITPEDLIKKLHYRYTRFCHSPDTFKKRVSKNTFFVLVRVVDELCLVELTEDILKQLMDLVFTLVCNGELSLARVLRKNILDKVEQRKLLRYTNSLKPLAARGVSARPGTLHDFRSHEIADQLTLLDAELFYKIEIPEVLLWAKEQNEEKSPNLTQFTEHFNNMSYWVRSLIIQQEKAQDREKLLLKFIKIMKHLRKLNNFNSYLAILSALDSAPIRRLEWQKQTSEGLEEYCTLIDSSSSFRAYRAALAEVEPPCIPYLGLILQDLTFVHLGNPDLIDGKVNFSKRWQQFNILDSMRRFQQVHYELKRNEDIVCFFNDFSDHLAEEALWELSLKIKPRNITRRKTEREEKT, from the exons ACTCGCAACGGTCCCATCTGTCCTCTTTCACCATGAAACTGATGGACAAGTTCCACTCTCCCAAGATCAAGAGGACTCCATCCAAGAAGGGCAAGCAACTGCAGCCCGAGCCAGCAGCCAAGAGTACTGAGAAACCTGCAAACAAG aaGGTTAGTCGGCTGGAAGAGCACGAGAAGGAGGTGGTCAGTGCCCTGCGCTACTTCAAGACAATCGTGGACAAAATGGTCGTGGAGAAGAAGGTGCTGGAGATGCTTCCAGGTTCGGCCAGCAAGGTGCTTGAAGCCATCCTGCCTCTGGTTCAGGTAGAGGCCCGGATACAGCACAG TTCGGCGCTATCTTCCTGCCATAACCGTGTGTATCAGAGCCTGGCCAACCTTATTCGATGGGCAGACCAGGTGATGCTAGATGGTATTGACTTGGAGGACAAGGAGAATGTGGCGGCTGTCACCAGCGTCATCAAAGCCGTGCTGGATGGAGTAAAG GAATTGGTGAAGCTGACCATAGAGAAACAAGAGCAACCGTCACCCACCAGCCCGAACAAACCAGCACCACCTGCTACCACAGCGGAGAG CGTGTCATCGGAGATGCCCTTGATAGATCGGGAGCCGGAGGTCTCGAAAAAGACGGCTCCGGCAGCTACTCCCGCAGAGGCTGCCTCAGACAAATCAGAAGAGGACGTGGCCCCTCCAAAACCCCCCCTTCCTGAAGCCAAAATGGCAGAGCTCAG AGCACAGTTGAGTGCTGACGCTGGCCAAAGGAGACCCTCTCAGAAGGAGAA CCCTCCACCAGCTCTTCCCCCTAAGAAGCGTCAGTCGGCCCCTTCGCCTACACGGGTTGCCGTTGTCGCCCCGATGAGCCGCGGCTCCAGCCTGCCCTGCAGCGTCCACAGACAG caacAGGACTATGAGCAGGAGTTCCTTCAGAGGCGTTTCTCTGGGGGCAGCCAGTCCTACGGGGGCGACTCTCCACGCCTGTCTCCATGCAGCAGCATGGGGAAACTTAGCAAGTCTGATGAACAGCTCTCCTCCATGGAGCAGGACAGTGGTCAGTGTTCTCGTAACACCTCCTGTGAGACGCTTG aCAACACAGAGCATTACGACCCGGATTATGACTTCCTCCACCAGGATTTGTCAGCTGGGGAGAACCTTCCCCCAATACCTGTAGGAGGGTGCCTGAGCCCCTTGCCTGAGTCTCACAGCGAGTCCTCTTCCCCGGTCCCTGGACAGCATCCATCACATCCCCGCTTCAGTGCTCCTCCAGCACAGCAGCAGCCAGAATACTGGACACCGCAGCCTAATCAGACCAATCCCATACAGTCCTATCGCGTCAGCGCGCCCCCTGCCCTTCCCCAGAAGAAGCGACGCAGCACCCAGCCTTTCCCTGATGTAGGGTCTAGGGTGCTGTATGAGCGCTACCCCTCCCAATACGACAACTTGTCAGAAGAGGAGCTCCACCCTACACCACCATTCCCCCTTTTCACACCCATCTCACCCATGCCGCATACTAATGGGGGCGTGTTCGTCACCCAGTACATAACCAGCGACAATGCAGATGTCCCCGTTAGCCCGCCGCCGCTgccagaaaagaaaagcagaaaca TCCTCCAGTACATGCAGTTTGTGGAAGACTACTCCGAGCCACAGCCCTCAGTTTTCTACCAGATGCCACAGAGCGAGAGCATCTACGAGCAGCGCAACAAGCGCTTCCAGGAGGTCTACGGCTTCAACGACTCCTTCAGCAGCACGGACTCAGTCCATGAGCCGCTGCTGCCTCCAGCATTGCCCCCGAAACAAAGGCAACTG GCCTCCcactcttcctccccctcttcctcctcctcttcttctctctcctgccACCTCCAGCCGTCTGTAGCGGCCATGGAGGAGGCAGGCTCTGGGCTGGGCCTCAGCATGTCCGTTTCTAACTCCTACCTGATTGGCCAAGCTTCCTTGACCGCACCCACG AGTTTGGACCAGGTTGCCTTGACCAATGCCACCATTCTGGATGGCAGCAGGGGTGGGCCCAACGGTTCCCTGGCTGGCTCAATGGGCTCTGTGGCTGTCTGTCTTCCTTCTGAGTCTTCTCTCACTGACTCTCTCCACACCTCAGCG AGCGAGAGCGCAAATGATGAAGGCGGGGAGGGGGAGTACGTCAACTTGTACTCATCCAGCCAGGCCAATGGGGAGCTGCCTCTCTCCCTCAGA GAAACAATCACAGCTGACAATGTACTTCAAGACCCCACCCCTCAGATGCCATCCACCAACAGCAAAGAGGCTTTAGACAAGGAAAG aagGCAGAAGTCAACAGAGTCGGCTGGCAGCGATGAGGAAGATGTGGACGAGCTCTCCCTCATCGACCACAAAGAGATTATGAGCAGGATAACACTAAAACAAGAA AATGATGATGGCCCTGACGTTCGTGCTGGATCGGGAGATATTCTATTAGTCCACGCTACAGAAACGGATCGCAAAG ATCTTGTTTTGTACTGTGAAGCCTTTCTAACTACATATAGGACTTTTATAACCCCTGAGGACCTCATTAAGAAGCTACACTACAG ATACACTAGGTTCTGCCACAGCCCAGACACCTTCAAGAAGCGAGTCAGCAAGAACACATTCTTTGTGCTGGTTCGTGTGGTGGATGAACTGTG CTTGGTGGAGCTGACAGAGGACATCTTGAAACAGCTGATGGACCTGGTGTTCACGCTGGTGTGCAACGGCGAGCTCAGCCTCGCCCGTGTGCTCCGAAAGAACATCCTGGACAAGGTGGAGCAGAGGAAGCTGCTGCGCTACACTAACTCCCTCAAGCCGCTCGCTGCCCGAGGGGTCTCTGCAAG GCCTGGAACTCTCCATGACTTCCGCAGTCATGAGATCGCCGATCAGCTCACTCTTCTTGATGCTGAGCTCTTCTATAAAATCGAG ATTCCCGAGGTGCTGCTCTGGGCCAAGGAGCAGAATGAGGAGAAGAGTCCCAACCTGACTCAGTTCACAGAGCACTTTAACAACATGAGCTATTG GGTCCGCTCTTTGATAATTCAGCAGGAGAAAGCCCAAGACCGAGAGAAGCTGCTTCTCAAGTTCATCAAGATAATGAAG CACTTAAGAAAGTTGAACAATTTCAACTCCTACCTGGCAATACTGTCTGCCCTGGACTCTGCCCCCATCAGGAGATTGGAGTGGCAGAAACAGACCTCAGAG GGATTGGAGGAATATTGCACGTTGATTGACAGCTCCTCCTCCTTTAGAGCATACAGAGCTGCTCTGGCTGAGGTGGAGCCTCCATGCATCCCGTACCT GGGTCTCATTCTGCAGGACCTGACCTTCGTGCACCTGGGTAACCCTGACCTCATTGATGGGAAGGTCAATTTCTCCAAACGCTGGCAGCAGTTCAACATTCTAGACAGCATGAGGCGCTTTCAGCAAGT GCATTACGAGCTGAAGCGCAACGAAGACATTGTCTGTTTCTTCAACGACTTCAGCGACCACCTGGCAGAGGAGGCCTTGTGGGAGCTGTCGCTGAAGATCAAGCCCAGGAACATCACCAGGCGCAAGACGGAACGCGAGGAGAAGACATAG
- the rapgef1b gene encoding rap guanine nucleotide exchange factor 1b isoform X5, translating to MSGKIESKQDSQRSHLSSFTMKLMDKFHSPKIKRTPSKKGKQLQPEPAAKSTEKPANKKVSRLEEHEKEVVSALRYFKTIVDKMVVEKKVLEMLPGSASKVLEAILPLVQVEARIQHSSALSSCHNRVYQSLANLIRWADQVMLDGIDLEDKENVAAVTSVIKAVLDGVKELVKLTIEKQEQPSPTSPNKPAPPATTAESSVSSEMPLIDREPEVSKKTAPAATPAEAASDKSEEDVAPPKPPLPEAKMAELSPPPALPPKKRQSAPSPTRVAVVAPMSRGSSLPCSVHRQQQDYEQEFLQRRFSGGSQSYGGDSPRLSPCSSMGKLSKSDEQLSSMEQDSGQCSRNTSCETLDNTEHYDPDYDFLHQDLSAGENLPPIPVGGCLSPLPESHSESSSPVPGQHPSHPRFSAPPAQQQPEYWTPQPNQTNPIQSYRVSAPPALPQKKRRSTQPFPDVGSRVLYERYPSQYDNLSEEELHPTPPFPLFTPISPMPHTNGGVFVTQYITSDNADVPVSPPPLPEKKSRNILQYMQFVEDYSEPQPSVFYQMPQSESIYEQRNKRFQEVYGFNDSFSSTDSVHEPLLPPALPPKQRQLASHSSSPSSSSSSSLSCHLQPSVAAMEEAGSGLGLSMSVSNSYLIGQASLTAPTSLDQVALTNATILDGSRGGPNGSLAGSMGSVAVCLPSESSLTDSLHTSASESANDEGGEGEYVNLYSSSQANGELPLSLRETITADNVLQDPTPQMPSTNSKEALDKERRQKSTESAGSDEEDVDELSLIDHKEIMSRITLKQENDDGPDVRAGSGDILLVHATETDRKDLVLYCEAFLTTYRTFITPEDLIKKLHYRYTRFCHSPDTFKKRVSKNTFFVLVRVVDELCLVELTEDILKQLMDLVFTLVCNGELSLARVLRKNILDKVEQRKLLRYTNSLKPLAARGVSARPGTLHDFRSHEIADQLTLLDAELFYKIEIPEVLLWAKEQNEEKSPNLTQFTEHFNNMSYWVRSLIIQQEKAQDREKLLLKFIKIMKHLRKLNNFNSYLAILSALDSAPIRRLEWQKQTSEGLEEYCTLIDSSSSFRAYRAALAEVEPPCIPYLGLILQDLTFVHLGNPDLIDGKVNFSKRWQQFNILDSMRRFQQVHYELKRNEDIVCFFNDFSDHLAEEALWELSLKIKPRNITRRKTEREEKT from the exons ACTCGCAACGGTCCCATCTGTCCTCTTTCACCATGAAACTGATGGACAAGTTCCACTCTCCCAAGATCAAGAGGACTCCATCCAAGAAGGGCAAGCAACTGCAGCCCGAGCCAGCAGCCAAGAGTACTGAGAAACCTGCAAACAAG aaGGTTAGTCGGCTGGAAGAGCACGAGAAGGAGGTGGTCAGTGCCCTGCGCTACTTCAAGACAATCGTGGACAAAATGGTCGTGGAGAAGAAGGTGCTGGAGATGCTTCCAGGTTCGGCCAGCAAGGTGCTTGAAGCCATCCTGCCTCTGGTTCAGGTAGAGGCCCGGATACAGCACAG TTCGGCGCTATCTTCCTGCCATAACCGTGTGTATCAGAGCCTGGCCAACCTTATTCGATGGGCAGACCAGGTGATGCTAGATGGTATTGACTTGGAGGACAAGGAGAATGTGGCGGCTGTCACCAGCGTCATCAAAGCCGTGCTGGATGGAGTAAAG GAATTGGTGAAGCTGACCATAGAGAAACAAGAGCAACCGTCACCCACCAGCCCGAACAAACCAGCACCACCTGCTACCACAGCGGAGAG cagCGTGTCATCGGAGATGCCCTTGATAGATCGGGAGCCGGAGGTCTCGAAAAAGACGGCTCCGGCAGCTACTCCCGCAGAGGCTGCCTCAGACAAATCAGAAGAGGACGTGGCCCCTCCAAAACCCCCCCTTCCTGAAGCCAAAATGGCAGAGCTCAG CCCTCCACCAGCTCTTCCCCCTAAGAAGCGTCAGTCGGCCCCTTCGCCTACACGGGTTGCCGTTGTCGCCCCGATGAGCCGCGGCTCCAGCCTGCCCTGCAGCGTCCACAGACAG caacAGGACTATGAGCAGGAGTTCCTTCAGAGGCGTTTCTCTGGGGGCAGCCAGTCCTACGGGGGCGACTCTCCACGCCTGTCTCCATGCAGCAGCATGGGGAAACTTAGCAAGTCTGATGAACAGCTCTCCTCCATGGAGCAGGACAGTGGTCAGTGTTCTCGTAACACCTCCTGTGAGACGCTTG aCAACACAGAGCATTACGACCCGGATTATGACTTCCTCCACCAGGATTTGTCAGCTGGGGAGAACCTTCCCCCAATACCTGTAGGAGGGTGCCTGAGCCCCTTGCCTGAGTCTCACAGCGAGTCCTCTTCCCCGGTCCCTGGACAGCATCCATCACATCCCCGCTTCAGTGCTCCTCCAGCACAGCAGCAGCCAGAATACTGGACACCGCAGCCTAATCAGACCAATCCCATACAGTCCTATCGCGTCAGCGCGCCCCCTGCCCTTCCCCAGAAGAAGCGACGCAGCACCCAGCCTTTCCCTGATGTAGGGTCTAGGGTGCTGTATGAGCGCTACCCCTCCCAATACGACAACTTGTCAGAAGAGGAGCTCCACCCTACACCACCATTCCCCCTTTTCACACCCATCTCACCCATGCCGCATACTAATGGGGGCGTGTTCGTCACCCAGTACATAACCAGCGACAATGCAGATGTCCCCGTTAGCCCGCCGCCGCTgccagaaaagaaaagcagaaaca TCCTCCAGTACATGCAGTTTGTGGAAGACTACTCCGAGCCACAGCCCTCAGTTTTCTACCAGATGCCACAGAGCGAGAGCATCTACGAGCAGCGCAACAAGCGCTTCCAGGAGGTCTACGGCTTCAACGACTCCTTCAGCAGCACGGACTCAGTCCATGAGCCGCTGCTGCCTCCAGCATTGCCCCCGAAACAAAGGCAACTG GCCTCCcactcttcctccccctcttcctcctcctcttcttctctctcctgccACCTCCAGCCGTCTGTAGCGGCCATGGAGGAGGCAGGCTCTGGGCTGGGCCTCAGCATGTCCGTTTCTAACTCCTACCTGATTGGCCAAGCTTCCTTGACCGCACCCACG AGTTTGGACCAGGTTGCCTTGACCAATGCCACCATTCTGGATGGCAGCAGGGGTGGGCCCAACGGTTCCCTGGCTGGCTCAATGGGCTCTGTGGCTGTCTGTCTTCCTTCTGAGTCTTCTCTCACTGACTCTCTCCACACCTCAGCG AGCGAGAGCGCAAATGATGAAGGCGGGGAGGGGGAGTACGTCAACTTGTACTCATCCAGCCAGGCCAATGGGGAGCTGCCTCTCTCCCTCAGA GAAACAATCACAGCTGACAATGTACTTCAAGACCCCACCCCTCAGATGCCATCCACCAACAGCAAAGAGGCTTTAGACAAGGAAAG aagGCAGAAGTCAACAGAGTCGGCTGGCAGCGATGAGGAAGATGTGGACGAGCTCTCCCTCATCGACCACAAAGAGATTATGAGCAGGATAACACTAAAACAAGAA AATGATGATGGCCCTGACGTTCGTGCTGGATCGGGAGATATTCTATTAGTCCACGCTACAGAAACGGATCGCAAAG ATCTTGTTTTGTACTGTGAAGCCTTTCTAACTACATATAGGACTTTTATAACCCCTGAGGACCTCATTAAGAAGCTACACTACAG ATACACTAGGTTCTGCCACAGCCCAGACACCTTCAAGAAGCGAGTCAGCAAGAACACATTCTTTGTGCTGGTTCGTGTGGTGGATGAACTGTG CTTGGTGGAGCTGACAGAGGACATCTTGAAACAGCTGATGGACCTGGTGTTCACGCTGGTGTGCAACGGCGAGCTCAGCCTCGCCCGTGTGCTCCGAAAGAACATCCTGGACAAGGTGGAGCAGAGGAAGCTGCTGCGCTACACTAACTCCCTCAAGCCGCTCGCTGCCCGAGGGGTCTCTGCAAG GCCTGGAACTCTCCATGACTTCCGCAGTCATGAGATCGCCGATCAGCTCACTCTTCTTGATGCTGAGCTCTTCTATAAAATCGAG ATTCCCGAGGTGCTGCTCTGGGCCAAGGAGCAGAATGAGGAGAAGAGTCCCAACCTGACTCAGTTCACAGAGCACTTTAACAACATGAGCTATTG GGTCCGCTCTTTGATAATTCAGCAGGAGAAAGCCCAAGACCGAGAGAAGCTGCTTCTCAAGTTCATCAAGATAATGAAG CACTTAAGAAAGTTGAACAATTTCAACTCCTACCTGGCAATACTGTCTGCCCTGGACTCTGCCCCCATCAGGAGATTGGAGTGGCAGAAACAGACCTCAGAG GGATTGGAGGAATATTGCACGTTGATTGACAGCTCCTCCTCCTTTAGAGCATACAGAGCTGCTCTGGCTGAGGTGGAGCCTCCATGCATCCCGTACCT GGGTCTCATTCTGCAGGACCTGACCTTCGTGCACCTGGGTAACCCTGACCTCATTGATGGGAAGGTCAATTTCTCCAAACGCTGGCAGCAGTTCAACATTCTAGACAGCATGAGGCGCTTTCAGCAAGT GCATTACGAGCTGAAGCGCAACGAAGACATTGTCTGTTTCTTCAACGACTTCAGCGACCACCTGGCAGAGGAGGCCTTGTGGGAGCTGTCGCTGAAGATCAAGCCCAGGAACATCACCAGGCGCAAGACGGAACGCGAGGAGAAGACATAG